One Littorina saxatilis isolate snail1 linkage group LG10, US_GU_Lsax_2.0, whole genome shotgun sequence DNA window includes the following coding sequences:
- the LOC138978953 gene encoding 5-hydroxytryptamine receptor 2B-like yields MNTTHSAPSAWWLERWIEGGVLTLIGSLSLVSNLGLFLILLTSPQLVSFLNDLTLALTFSDLLITSVTMTFTAYNMFVGRWEVPDDVCSAVGVATCLLVSADVFTLWVISYMRYLRVCQIEIYVSRLYRLIMLLHVIGVWVAAVVVATPPLYGWGEVHYVPGMHLCLPTSPSYLTVLFFLLYLLTALVMLYCHCQVYATLLDSLPPVLSSAPDSFDARLHSPWSMAYLPHPSAAHRQTWWRRRVSESSYSWRQMLAERDEVMVTAFTCALRRLSRKDDSTYSGPGGESGASARESCRVASRNASPDNAQYPGQLDPGLAVREETGSHTGETDTEQHFTSEEGERTDKDKGNDKDTEKDKDKNRDKDKAKDTEPPGPSVTQSEPTRVQIFAGPPLRYEDSGELAGPRLPILLHRLGEGVSRRSSVAPSYQSPGVSFMGGFLPQRHALDHALDHAHRRLTSLSTVSISQPVLWEEMKLGSTFTATLLTFLLPPLPLLLVLALKQFTAWRVPSALEAATLLLAFCHVALNPLVYGWLNVRVRRAIIDRWRRLCGRRGRGRKRGSRVGHRDPGAIDQSRDSHEGTTARDKKVSAESRAAVDGKVSGDRNVFGHGKVFTDRKLSAYSQASADRKSSGDRKASAGKKSSAGSKVSGNKRIW; encoded by the exons ATGAACACGACCCACAGCGCCCCCTCAGCGTGGTGGCTGGAGCGGTGGATAGAGGGCGGGGTCTTGACGCTGATTGGCTCGCTCAGCCTGGTCAGCAACCTGGGTCTCTTCCTCATCCTGCTGACCAGTCCTCAGCTCGTCAGTTTCCTGAATGACCTGACCCTGGCCTTGACCTTCTCTGACCTTCTCATCACCTCGGTCACCATGACCTTTACAGCGTACAACATGTTTGTTGGAAG ATGGGAGGTGCCAGATGATGTGTGTAGCGCAGTGGGCGTGGCGACGTGTCTGCTGGTGTCTGCCGACGTCTTCACGCTCTGGGTGATCAGCTACATGCGCTACCTGCGTGTCTGCCAAATCGAAATCTACGTCAGCAGACTCTACCGCCTCATCATGCTGCTCCACGTCATAG GTGTGTGGGtggcggcggtggtggtggcCACGCCTCCCCTGTACGGCTGGGGGGAGGTGCACTACGTACCCGGCATGCACCTGTGTCTACCCACCTCCCCCTCCTACCTGaccgtcctcttcttcctcctctacCTGCTAACGGCACTCGTCATGCTCTACTGCCACTGCCAG GTGTACGCGACCTTGCTGGACAGTCTGCCCCCTGTGCTGAGCAGCGCGCCCGACTCGTTCGACGCAAGGCTGCACTCCCCCTGGTCCATGGCctacctgccgcatcccagcgcCGCGCACAGACAGACGTGGTGGCGGCGGCGCGTGTCCGAGTCCAGCTACTCGTGGCGTCAGATGCTAGCGGAGCGTGACGAGGTCATGGTCACCGCCTTCACGTGCGCCCTCCGGCGGCTGTCGCGCAAAGACGACTCGACGTACAGCGGGCCCGGCGGGGAGAGTGGAGCGTCAGCCAGGGAGAGCTGCCGGGTAGCTAGCAGGAACGCTTCTCCCGACAACGCTCAATATCCGGGCCAGCTTGACCCAGGGCTAGCGGTGAGGGAGGAGACAGGTTCACATACgggggagacagacactgagcaGCACTTTACTAGCGAGGAAGGAGAGCGTACGGATAAGGATAAGGGCAATGACAAAGATACGGAAAAGGACAAGGACAAAAACAGGGACAAAGACAAAGCCAAGGACACAGAGCCGCCAGGGCCGAGCGTGACGCAGAGCGAGCCGACCCGTGTGCAGATCTTTGCCGGCCCTCCCTTGAGGTACGAAGACTCTGGGGAGCTGGCGGGGCCACGTCTGCCCATCCTGCTGCACCGTCTGGGGGAGGGCGTGTCCCGTCGCTCCAGCGTGGCACCCAGCTACCAGTCGCCCGGCGTGTCCTTCATGGGCGGCTTCCTCCCCCAACGCCACGCCCTGGACCACGCCCTGGACCACGCCCACCGCCGTCTGACGTCGCTGAGCACCGTGTCCATCTCGCAGCCCGTGCTGTGGGAGGAGATGAAGCTCGGCTCCACCTTCACCGCCACCCTCCTCACCTTCCtcctgccccccctccccctcctcctcgtGCTGGCCCTCAAACAGTTCACAGCCTGGCGCGTGCCCTCCGCCCTGGAGGCTGCCACGCTGCTGTTGGCTTTTTGCCACGTGGCCCTCAACCCGCTGGTGTACGGCTGGCTCAACGTGCGAGTTCGCCGCGCCATCATCGACAGGTGGCGCCGACTGTGTGGGaggcgggggcgggggcggaAGCGGGGGAGCAGGGTTGGTCACAGAGACCCAGGGGCCATTGATCAGTCACGTGACAGTCACGAGGGCACAACTGCTCGTGACAAAAAAGTGTCTGCTGAAAGTCGGGCGGCTGTTGACGGGAAGGTTTCTGGTGACAGAAACGTGTTTGGCCACGGAAAAGTGTTTACTGACAGAAAATTATCTGCTTACAGTCAGGCATCCGCTGATAGAAAATCCTCCGGTGATAGAAAAGCCTCTGCTGGCAAAAAATCATCTGCTGGGAGCAAAGTCTCTGGTAACAAAAGAATCTGGTGA